A section of the Streptomyces sp. NBC_01591 genome encodes:
- a CDS encoding PH domain-containing protein, producing MTSPTPPAEPVYADRTFRSPAGIVGGVLLLLLICWIGGDALIRGDGNVPWLALAGMLTAVPLVVAFTLRPVVLANEQRIRIRNPFRTITMPWTEVADLRAGYSSELFTEGGAKYQMWAVPVSLRQRKKAARQQSRRSLDDPYDRTSVHADVRDTKARMAVADRTMADLRELVERAKAGAPASAETAESSVSVRWAYEVIAPAVVGVVLLVVLLAIG from the coding sequence ATGACGAGCCCCACACCACCCGCCGAGCCGGTCTACGCCGACCGGACCTTCCGCTCGCCCGCCGGGATCGTCGGGGGTGTCCTGCTGCTTCTGCTCATCTGCTGGATCGGCGGGGACGCCCTGATCCGGGGGGACGGCAACGTGCCCTGGCTGGCGCTGGCGGGGATGCTGACCGCGGTGCCGCTGGTCGTCGCGTTCACGCTGCGGCCCGTCGTGCTCGCCAACGAGCAGCGCATCCGGATCCGCAACCCGTTCCGGACGATCACCATGCCGTGGACCGAAGTCGCGGACCTGCGGGCCGGGTATTCGAGTGAGCTGTTCACCGAGGGCGGCGCCAAGTACCAGATGTGGGCGGTACCGGTATCGCTGCGGCAGCGGAAGAAGGCGGCCCGGCAGCAGTCCCGGCGGTCGCTGGACGACCCCTACGACCGCACCTCCGTGCACGCCGATGTCCGCGACACCAAGGCCCGGATGGCAGTGGCCGACCGGACCATGGCGGACCTGCGTGAACTGGTGGAGCGGGCGAAGGCGGGCGCGCCTGCCTCCGCGGAGACCGCCGAGTCGTCCGTGTCGGTGCGCTGGGCGTACGAGGTGATCGCACCGGCGGTGGTGGGCGTGGTGCTGCTGGTGGTGCTGCTCGCGATCGGCTGA